In Vibrio neptunius, the following are encoded in one genomic region:
- a CDS encoding SDR family oxidoreductase, translated as MDKVVIVTGAGRGIGAETAKLLARQGYAVCVNYLKNHQRADEVVEAITQSGGRAFALQADVSDEDQVATMFSVVKARFGVVTHLVNNAGVLFQQTTLNKVDVGRFRQVMESNVVSCFLCCKAFINQLDASGAIVNVSSAASRTGAPFEYVDYAASKGAMDSLTKGLSLELAERDIRVNGVRPGCIYTEMHADGGEPGRVDRLASQIPLGRGGTALEVAQSIAWLLSDEASFVTGSFIDIAGGK; from the coding sequence ATGGATAAAGTGGTCATCGTTACAGGAGCGGGAAGAGGAATTGGCGCAGAAACCGCCAAGCTTCTTGCGCGGCAGGGCTACGCGGTGTGTGTCAATTATCTTAAAAACCACCAGCGTGCTGATGAGGTGGTGGAGGCGATAACTCAGTCGGGTGGTCGTGCGTTCGCGCTTCAGGCGGATGTGTCGGATGAAGATCAAGTTGCAACCATGTTCAGTGTCGTCAAGGCTCGTTTTGGTGTGGTGACTCATCTGGTGAACAACGCCGGTGTATTGTTCCAGCAAACGACATTGAATAAGGTCGATGTAGGCCGATTTAGACAGGTGATGGAATCCAATGTGGTGAGTTGTTTCCTGTGCTGCAAAGCGTTTATCAATCAACTGGATGCGTCAGGAGCTATTGTCAACGTCTCTTCGGCAGCGTCAAGAACGGGAGCTCCGTTTGAATATGTCGATTATGCCGCATCGAAAGGAGCGATGGATTCCTTAACTAAAGGTTTGTCTCTAGAGCTGGCTGAACGTGATATTCGAGTCAATGGCGTCAGGCCGGGCTGCATTTACACTGAGATGCACGCCGATGGCGGTGAACCAGGACGTGTAGACCGACTCGCTTCTCAAATTCCGCTTGGGCGTGGTGGTACGGCACTAGAGGTTGCTCAGTCGATCGCATGGCTGCTGTCTGACGAAGCGTCGTTTGTGACCGGTTCGTTCATCGATATCGCTGGTGGAAAATAG
- a CDS encoding LysR family transcriptional regulator, whose amino-acid sequence MNSIFGNIDDLYLFCCVVEEGSLLAASKKLQLPVSTMSRRLSALEQRLNIRLLEKKGRELVATQSGVQAFEVLQSGMESIESGFGQVVSDTQQVSGKIKLAIPHNFYRAFVGDVVEQFLVDYPNVSLDLVLSQEQAVPQTDRDLLITFDLAEMNDMIARPLFTARHAFFASPEYIKRVGNVKDLQQLSKLDWVSVDHALDISVYEQERLVDVMTVKPKLIVNDILAVCGAVEKGLGVASLPFRHVHEGMNIVRVLPQYQRSVRQAYLVYKQRRYQPKALTLLVERLMSGVEKMQEPTHFTV is encoded by the coding sequence ATGAATTCCATATTTGGAAACATCGATGACCTTTATTTGTTCTGTTGCGTTGTCGAAGAAGGCTCTTTGCTGGCGGCGTCTAAGAAACTGCAATTGCCAGTATCAACCATGTCGCGCCGTCTCTCGGCGTTAGAGCAGCGTCTGAATATCCGTTTGCTTGAGAAGAAGGGCAGGGAACTGGTCGCAACACAAAGTGGCGTACAGGCGTTTGAGGTGTTGCAGAGCGGTATGGAGTCGATCGAGTCTGGCTTTGGTCAAGTGGTCTCAGATACGCAGCAAGTTTCGGGCAAGATAAAGTTAGCGATCCCACACAACTTCTACCGTGCTTTTGTGGGCGATGTCGTTGAACAGTTTTTGGTTGATTACCCCAATGTCTCGCTCGACTTGGTGCTAAGCCAGGAGCAAGCCGTTCCCCAAACTGACCGAGATTTATTGATCACCTTCGATTTGGCAGAGATGAACGACATGATAGCCAGGCCTTTGTTTACAGCTCGCCATGCCTTCTTTGCCAGCCCTGAATACATCAAGCGAGTGGGGAATGTGAAAGATTTACAGCAGCTCAGCAAGCTGGATTGGGTCAGTGTCGATCATGCATTAGATATCTCGGTTTACGAACAGGAACGTTTGGTTGATGTCATGACGGTCAAACCTAAGTTGATTGTTAACGATATATTGGCGGTATGCGGCGCGGTTGAAAAAGGGTTAGGCGTGGCTTCTTTACCATTTAGGCATGTTCATGAAGGGATGAATATTGTCCGAGTATTGCCTCAGTATCAGCGTAGTGTGAGACAGGCGTATCTGGTGTATAAACAAAGGCGCTACCAACCTAAGGCGTTGACCTTACTGGTTGAGCGTTTAATGAGTGGTGTGGAGAAAATGCAGGAACCAACGCATTTTACAGTGTAA
- a CDS encoding DUF2798 domain-containing protein, translating to MSRKHFWISALLSSLTMAAIMSGLISGYKLGFGSEWPAVWLDSFILAWPAALVLNLTVLPLIRKLSSWLAGVGVVSQAQ from the coding sequence ATGAGTCGCAAACATTTTTGGATTTCAGCCCTACTTTCTTCACTGACTATGGCCGCCATCATGTCTGGATTAATTTCTGGCTATAAACTTGGCTTTGGTAGCGAATGGCCAGCGGTCTGGCTCGACAGTTTTATTCTTGCATGGCCAGCAGCACTTGTACTCAACCTGACCGTACTGCCGCTAATACGTAAGCTCTCAAGTTGGCTAGCTGGGGTCGGTGTTGTATCGCAGGCCCAATGA
- a CDS encoding DUF1311 domain-containing protein translates to MVAAEQGSAEAHFRLAYQYILSDQQSVYHYQQAALQGHQEALDNYLEKVFFRAGSISMSDPKSALETYQKAKQHNPALSLYDEEQKVQTIRYAAELPERDAEAFFVQYDVKDEDGDWPFYDVWELAEQASREGSVFGKPDPELVFWLITRGGWVPAELSYAVKDYYQHWKDNQVVPFNLCDYISSGAGAGYCAKRDALEQETRRQSALSALNAQLSGQYSGLMEAAYNEMTTFVTLKAQQEEMHGGTGRAAWISDSIQEQKNDYLEALERAVRGNIESVPTPLVETDKRLNATYQEVMNYLKLPSPESMLPKPQSFELREVQRQWIKHRDATCRLVTAPHPSLKEQCLNWLTAQREQQLRDIIIP, encoded by the coding sequence ATGGTTGCCGCAGAGCAGGGCAGTGCTGAGGCGCATTTCAGGCTCGCTTACCAATACATCCTGTCTGACCAGCAGAGTGTCTATCACTATCAGCAAGCCGCTTTGCAAGGTCATCAAGAGGCACTAGACAACTACCTTGAGAAGGTGTTTTTTAGAGCGGGCAGTATATCAATGTCAGACCCTAAAAGTGCGCTTGAGACCTATCAGAAGGCCAAACAACACAATCCCGCTTTATCGCTTTATGATGAAGAGCAAAAAGTTCAAACGATCCGCTATGCGGCAGAATTACCTGAGCGGGACGCTGAAGCGTTTTTCGTCCAGTATGACGTAAAGGATGAAGATGGCGACTGGCCATTTTATGATGTATGGGAGCTGGCAGAACAGGCCTCGCGTGAAGGTAGCGTATTTGGCAAACCCGATCCAGAGCTCGTTTTCTGGCTCATCACCCGTGGTGGGTGGGTTCCCGCTGAGCTGTCATATGCGGTCAAAGACTATTATCAGCATTGGAAAGACAACCAAGTGGTGCCTTTTAACCTATGCGATTACATTTCCAGTGGCGCAGGCGCTGGGTATTGCGCTAAAAGAGATGCACTAGAACAAGAAACTCGTCGTCAGAGTGCGTTAAGTGCTTTGAATGCGCAACTCTCAGGGCAGTATTCGGGGTTGATGGAGGCCGCTTACAACGAAATGACGACCTTTGTTACTCTTAAAGCGCAACAAGAAGAAATGCATGGCGGTACTGGGAGAGCGGCGTGGATATCGGATTCCATCCAAGAACAGAAAAACGATTACCTAGAAGCTTTGGAAAGGGCGGTTCGGGGCAACATCGAGAGCGTGCCTACACCTCTGGTTGAAACGGATAAGCGTCTCAATGCGACTTATCAAGAGGTGATGAACTATCTCAAGCTGCCATCACCAGAGTCTATGTTGCCAAAACCTCAGTCTTTCGAGTTACGAGAGGTACAAAGGCAATGGATAAAGCACCGAGATGCGACCTGTCGCTTAGTGACTGCGCCCCATCCGTCGTTAAAAGAGCAATGCCTGAATTGGCTCACCGCTCAAAGAGAACAGCAACTGCGCGACATCATCATTCCATAA
- a CDS encoding YebC/PmpR family DNA-binding transcriptional regulator: MGRSFEVRKASMAKTAGAKIKVYSKYGKEIYMCAKNGGADPDMNLSLKHLIAKAKKDQVPAHVIDKAIDKANGGGGEDYVPARYEGFGPGGTSVIVDCLTDNGNRTFQDVRQCFVKTGAKIGVEGSVSHMFDHQAVFQFKGDDDEIILETLMMDDVDVTDVELEDGVITVFAPHTEFFKTKTALNGAFPDLTLDVEEITFVPQTHTPVAGEDAEKFQKFLDMLDDCDDVQQVYHNAEL, encoded by the coding sequence ATGGGAAGAAGTTTTGAAGTGCGCAAAGCCTCTATGGCGAAAACAGCTGGCGCAAAAATTAAAGTTTATTCCAAATACGGTAAAGAAATTTACATGTGCGCGAAAAATGGCGGTGCAGATCCAGACATGAATTTGTCTCTTAAGCACCTGATCGCAAAAGCGAAAAAAGACCAAGTTCCTGCACACGTTATCGACAAAGCGATTGATAAAGCTAACGGTGGCGGCGGTGAAGACTACGTTCCTGCACGTTACGAAGGCTTCGGCCCTGGCGGTACTAGTGTTATCGTTGATTGTCTAACAGATAACGGTAACCGTACTTTCCAAGATGTACGCCAGTGTTTTGTTAAAACAGGTGCGAAAATTGGCGTTGAAGGTTCAGTTTCGCATATGTTTGATCACCAAGCGGTATTCCAGTTCAAAGGCGATGATGACGAGATCATTCTAGAAACGCTAATGATGGATGATGTGGATGTTACTGACGTTGAACTTGAAGATGGCGTGATTACGGTATTCGCTCCTCACACTGAGTTCTTCAAAACGAAGACGGCGCTAAACGGCGCTTTCCCAGATCTAACGCTTGATGTTGAAGAAATTACATTCGTTCCTCAAACTCACACGCCTGTTGCGGGTGAAGATGCAGAGAAATTCCAGAAATTCCTCGACATGCTAGATGATTGTGATGACGTTCAGCAGGTTTACCACAACGCTGAGCTGTAA
- a CDS encoding DUF3283 family protein: MSINLSTLPANEKNKIELDKQASFLVWKLREAKAGPDEIDQQANKIRDEDERASFLESVAKYKRVMGVA, translated from the coding sequence ATGTCGATTAATTTATCTACCCTCCCTGCCAATGAAAAAAACAAAATTGAGCTTGATAAACAGGCCTCATTTTTAGTCTGGAAGTTGCGTGAAGCGAAAGCAGGGCCAGATGAAATTGATCAGCAAGCGAATAAAATCAGAGATGAAGATGAACGAGCATCTTTTCTCGAATCTGTAGCCAAGTACAAGCGAGTGATGGGGGTCGCCTGA